Proteins encoded together in one Drosophila willistoni isolate 14030-0811.24 chromosome XR unlocalized genomic scaffold, UCI_dwil_1.1 Seg105, whole genome shotgun sequence window:
- the LOC6645013 gene encoding RNA exonuclease 5, with protein sequence MILKKSHTENSVTKKLMLKPGKCVPQAHHLQHRHSYYRQPRHQRPPPHPRAEASGNGVCVTIVQSDKNRDERSSSDTWTKSSQMFRTVGRFQSLNIRRNRMKEQLSSKQLERSEKKKKKLAALANLMQLNDRDRDRIHEAEVDKSPEVVDTISTKTDDHDDSGFIIVNNSKRKPRNQLTIPTDEERGDGNDKGEDMESLNEPDIKRSRKTMENNEAGGDSCTIPNVIGGLTQEQYKSLSAQLRRRKRELEDVPGLRLREMGQRASLETPQHARTPIFLTDIQHLLMSALIGQKSPCRPDRWCSVEKWLSLSHSVVVILDGLSLYHYLSNESKFEATNRIFDTKLEMLLPPQDEGSIIDEIAQIPLTNVQAKKLIDEHGSLESAVELNKDPTLFVKTIFPIEKVLGDKDKEKETRNDLHPDDKFPRTKLLLSALQMVDEGYPIPLQGELHTRFRSYVFTKKSYAPVTDKSPMYGVDCEMCRTVAGVNELTRISIVDEEYRTVYETLVRPKNRITDYLTQYSGITEDIMRKVTKTLKEVQKEVSELLPSDAILVGQSLNSDLNAMRMMHPYVIDTSVCFNISGIRRRKSKLKHLAQTFLKEKIQEKEEGHDSIEDSLATLKLVKMKLAHCIEFGDEILMNHKRMQELASASSGDSINNNLFAHVAKRDKRTAIVTVGDLRPRLKQVIQQAKEAVSNDNSRSVYVHEVSSSKEAIQKVNEIALDNALTIANIQVAEEDFLVESAERNAAKLDKHIERLWSSVAHNGLFLVLMGGSAECTKGVAKIAIKRLNGQSRE encoded by the exons ATGATTCTCAAAAAATCCCATACCGAGAATTCAGTGACAAAAAAATTGATGCTTAAGCCAGGAAAGTGCGTGCCCCAGGCCCACCACCTGCAACACCGACATAGCTATTACCGGCAACCCCGCCACCAGCGGCCGCCCCCTCACCCACGGGCAGAAGCCAGCGGTAACGGCGTGTGCGTGACTATCGTGCAATCGGATAAGAATCGAGACGAACG CTCTAGCAGCGACACGTGGACCAAATCGAGCCAAATGTTCAGGACCGTTGGACGATTCCAAAG CTTAAACATTAGGCGCAACAGAATGAAAGAGCAGCTATCGTCCAAACAGTTGGAGCgttcagaaaagaaaaagaagaagttgGCCGCCCTTGCGAATCTGATGCAGCTAAATGACCGAGATCGGGACCGTATACACGAGGCGGAAGTGGACAAAAGCCCTGAAGTAGTAGACACCATTTCGACAAAAACCGACGACCATGACGATTCAGGATTCATCATAGTGAACAACAGCAAGCGCAAGCCCAGAAATCAGTTGACCATCCCTACAGATGAAGAACGCGGCGATGGAAATGACAAGGGAGAGGACATGGAGTCCCTCAATGAGCCGGATATTAAGAGAAGTCGGAAGACCATGGAAAATAATGAAGCTGGTGGAGATTCTTGCACCATACCTAATGTCATTGGCGGTCTCACCCAAGAGCAATACAAATCCTTGTCAGCTCAGCTGCGTCGTCGCAAACGTGAACTGGAGGATGTGCCAGGTTTGCGACTGCGTGAAATGGGTCAGCGTGCTTCGCTAGAGACACCACAGCATGCGCGGACTCCCATCTTCCTCACTGACATTCAGCATCTGTTGATGTCTGCTTTGATTGGCCAGAAGAGCCCCTGCCGTCCGGACCGCTGGTGCTCAGTGGAAAAATGGCTCAGTCTATCCCACAGTGTAGTGGTGATACTAGACGGACTCTCGCTTTATCACTATCTGTCCAACGAAAGTAAATTTGAGGCGACGAATCGAATTTTCGATACTAAACTAGAGATGCTTCTCCCACCGCAGGATGAAGGCAGCATTATCGACGAGATAGCTCAG ATTCCCCTGACCAATGTCCAGGCCAAGAAGCTAATTGATGAACATGGCTCTTTGGAATCGGCTGTAGAGCTGAACAAGGACCCCACTTTGTTTGTTAAGACCATATTTCCCATCGAAAAAGTGTTGGGcgacaaggacaaggaaaaGGAGACACGCAATGATCTCCATCCCGATGACAAATTTCCACGGACCAAACTGCTGCTGTCAGCCCTCCAAATGGTCGACGAGGGCTATCCAATTCCATTGCAGGGCGAACTGCACACCCGCTTCAGATCCTATGTCTTCACTAAGAAATCATATGCCCCAGTCACAGATAAGAGTCCCATGTATGGCGTGGATTGTGAGATGTGTCGCACAGTTGCGGGAGTCAACGAATTGACCCGCATCTCCATAGTGGATGAGGAATATCGCACAGTCTATGAAACTCTGGTTCGTCCAAAGAATCGTATTACGGACTATCTCACCCAATATTCGGGCATCACAGAGGACATTATGAGAAAGGTCACCAAAACTCTGAAGGAAGTCCAAAAGGAGGTGAGTGAATTGCTGCCATCTGACGCCATTTTGGTGGGGCAGTCACTCAACTCTGATCTTAATGCCATGCGGATGATGCATCCCTATGTGATCGACACGAGCGTGTGCTTTAATATCTCTGGTATAAGGCGGCGTAAGAGCAAGCTCAAGCACCTGGCCCAGACGTTCCTCAAGGAGAAGATCCAGGAGAAGGAAGAAGGCCACGATTCTATTGAGGATTCGCTCGCCACTCTCAAACTGGTTAAAATGAAACTGGCCCATTGCATTGAATTTGGCGATGAAATTCTGATGAACCACAAGCGCATGCAGGAACTGGCCAGTGCAAGCAGCGGCGACTCCATTAACAACAATCTGTTTGCCCATGTGGCCAAGAGGGACAAGCGCACGGCCATCGTCACAGTGGGCGATCTGCGTCCACGCCTTAAGCAAGTGATTCAACAAGCAAAAGAGGCCGTTTCCAACGACAATAGTCGCTCGGTTTATGTCCACGAGGTCTCCTCATCAAAGGAAGCCATACAAAAGGTGAATGAAATTGCCCTAGACAATGCTCTGACCATTGCCAATATACAGGTCGCCGAGGAGGACTTCCTTGTCGAGAGCGCTGAGCGCAATGCGGCCAAACTCGACAAACACATCGAACGCTTGTGGAGCTCGGTGGCCCACAATGGCCTCTTTCTGGTCCTTATGGGGGGTTCAGCGGAGTGCACAAAAGGTGTGGCTAAAATTGCCATCAAGCGGCTGAATGGCCAATCTAGAGAATGA
- the LOC6645049 gene encoding innexin inx4: MYTAVKPLSKYLQFKSVHIYDGVFTLHSKCTVAFLLACTFLLSSKQYFGEPIQCVSDFSNMDFVHSYCWTLGTYIMNYEEPLLQLSGHIVEKNYRETINRSLEMNLLYIAENTTPLLNVPKDRKYLRYYQWVVLVLLLESFVFYLPAFLWKTWEGGRLKHLCLDFHSNVGKQSEDQMSKLVHYFTSNYKETHFRYFSFYIFCEILNFVIGVVNMLLLNIFLDDFWSQYVEALKAIPSYNWNEWTRMTSRVFPKIAKCEVIRFGASGSPNVYDNLCLLPLNILNEKIFAFLWLWFMLMTLLAGLKLLYRVVILFHRGLRFQLVYAKARNMTKSELESALCNFSYGDWFVLMRVSNNISPEIFQKLLNQLNAARHGKLDKV, translated from the exons ATGTATACAGCCGTGAAACCGCTATCGAAATACTTGCAATTCAAGTCAGTGCACATATACGACGGCGTCTTTACCCTTCATTCGAAGTGCACCGTGGCCTTTCTCTTGGCATGCACTTTTCTGCTGTCATCGAAACAGTATTTCGGTGAGCCGATCCAATGTGTGAGCGACTTCAGTAACATGGATTTTGTCCACTCTTACTGCTGGACCCTGGGCACCTACATAATGAACTACGAGGAGCCCCTGCTACAACTGAGTGGCCATATAGTGGAGAAGAATTATAGGGAAACGATCAACCGATCCTTGGAGATGAATCTGTTGTACATAGCGGAGAACACCACGCCGCTCTTGAACGTGCCCAAGGACAGAAAATATCTACGCTACTATCAATGGGTAGTTCTGGTTCTGCTGCTCGAGTCTTTTGTCTTCTATTTGCCAGCGTTTCTATGGAAGACCTGGGAGGGCGGCCGACTGAAGCATCTCTGCCTGGACTTTCACAGCAATGTGGGCAAACAGTCTGAGGATCAGATGAGTAAGCTGGTTCACTACTTTACTTCCAACTACAAGGAGACACATTTTCGTTACTTTTCCTTCTACATATTTTGCGAGATTCTGAATTTTGTCATTGGA GTGGTGAACATGCTGTTGCTTAACATATTCCTAGATGATTTCTGGTCTCAATATGTGGAGGCtctaaaagccattccctcgtATAACTGGAACGAATGGACCCGCATGACCTCGCGCGTCTTCCCCAAAATAGCCAAATGCGAAGTCATCCGTTTTGGTGCCAGTGGATCGCCCAATGTGTATGACAATCTCTGCCTGCTGCCACTTAACATTCTGAATGAAAAGATCTTTGCCTTCCTCTGGCTTTGGTTTATGCTGATGACTCTTTTGGCCGGCCTTAAGCTGCTCTATCGCGTGGTTATCCTGTTCCATCGTGGCCTACGTTTTCAGTTGGTCTACGCCAAGGCCCGCAACATGACTAAATCGGAATTGGAGAGCGCCTTATGCAATTTCAGTTATGGCGACTGGTTCGTCCTAATGCGTGTGAGTAATAACATAAGTCCGGagatttttcaaaaactacTCAATCAGCTTAATGCCGCTCGTCACGGCAAATTGGATAAAGTTTAA